AAGTGCACATGGTAGTTCAAAGTGGCATGGGGCTGTATCATAGTGGTTGACACCGGTTTCTAAAGGTAATCTCTTGCCCATGGGGTTATTTGATGAAGAATTACTGTTCCTGATGCAGTGCCATCTAAAGGATCAAAGATCACAGGCATCTAGCttccttttgtgtttgtctttaatgtactAAAGGTCCTCTAGATTGAATGACTGATGTTATGCACTGTAGCggaagaaatattaaaaagctTTCAAGTCTTTCTTCaattaactttctttttctttaacagtttaattattttctcaCGTATTTGTTGACAGACTGGAAATCCTTTTCTCACCACAGCACCTCAAAGGCGCAACTTTTTTGGATGCTGATTTTGTACACAATTTTTAAGGCAATTAACTGTTGACATCATCTTGTTTATATATGATAAATTTGtatactttattatttattatctgcTAAACTGCACCCATCCcaactttttctcatttgtggTTGCTCTGTAATAACAAGACTTAATCAGGAGAAAACTGTATGTAACAGACAAGGCTGGGAACCATTATTGAAAGGCTGTTGTTGCATACACAGTCAACACAGTTTAGTTGAGAAATCACTGCATGCACCCAGAACGAGTTCTGGAAAGCactaaaaatgaacaaagtttGTCATTGTATTCATAAATGCAAGTTAAAGCTCTAGCACAAGATACTGAATAAAATCTAGAAGCACCACCTGTTCTGAACAGGAGATTAGCCTGAGTTGTGATGCACTGGAAAATTGGACTGTGTAGAATCAAAATGTTTAACTCTTTTTCAAAAACATGACTGCAACATTCATTAGGCTGAAGAGGAAAGTAATCATCCAACGTTTTGTTATACACAGTTTAAAAGCCAGCATCTGTAATGGCATGAGTAAAAACCAACTTACCAACTTGACATGACAAAAACTGTTCACAAAACCTGTATATGCATGACAAATACAGGCTTAgggaacattttttaaacattttttgttccTTTAATCTGCAGGACtcaatagaaaaatataaaaaaaaagattataaatgtttattcaGTAGATGATAAAGGATTCGCCTTTTAAAATTCTAAAATCTTGACATCTTCCATCTTAATCGCTGTCTCTTGAATGCCTGTTTCGTTCAACAGTTCCAGTATTTCTGATTAATGTTCTCAGGCTAAGATAACCCCAATAACAGCTTGACCAGAGTTACATTTTCAAAGTTTTCAAAGCTGACTAAAGAGCCAAGAGGGTATATGGACCTTTATGGACcttgctttgtgcactggtgcacagtcatgttggaacaggaaagggccattcccaaactgttACCACTATGTTGGGAGCATGGAATTGTCCAACATCTTTTGGTATGCTAAAGTATTCAGAGTTTCTTTCACTTGAACTAAAAgcccagctcctgaaaaacCACCCAAACCATAATTccccctccaccaaactttacacgGCACAATGCAGTCAGACCGTTCTCCTGGCAACCGCCATACCCAGACTCTTCCATTAGATTGTCAGATGGTGAAGTGTGATTCGTCACTACAGAGAATGCATCTCCACTGATCTGGAGTCCAGTGGTGGCGTTCTCTACATTACTGCATCCGATGCTTTGCTATGCACCTCAGCATCCACAGACCCCACTCAGTAATTTTACAGGGCCTACCACTTCTTTTCTGAGTTGCTGTCATTCCCAATCacttccactttgttatgataccactgacagttgactgtggaatatttaggagtGAGGAAATTTCATGACTGGACTTGTTGCAAAGGGGGCATCCTATCACAGCACCACGCTGGAATtcactgagctcctgagagtgacccattccttcacaaatgtttgtagaaacagtctgcatgcctTGGTGCTTGATTTTTATACACCTGTGGCCATGGAAGGTCAGAGAGAGAAGGTGAGGAGATAAAGGCTGGCAGGTGAGAGAAGATAAAATGCAGGTGAAAACCTAAAGGTGGGGTTACGTGTATACACAGAAAGTTGCCACAAGAGAACAGACATAAAAGGCAGTTCCTCTACAAAGTCACGgatacaaaacaacaaagaaatgataGGGGGAAGGGGGAGCTTGAGGTGCAGTGGCTTTGTGTTCAATAAATGTCTTGCAGCCTCAATAGCCAACCTCACTCCTTGCCTTTCTTACCACATACctgctttcattttgtttttatcctgGTTTTAGTTCTAAGGCAAGGGTAGAGAGTCTATGCTGCTGCAAGTACATCTCTACGGAAATGAACACGCGAAAGGGGCAGAGATAGTGCAgactggaaaggaaaaaaaaaagcatagcCGTGTTCCACTGACTACTCACCTGTTCCTTCTTAATTTTTCTTATGTGAAATCTTGTAGCCTGTCTTTGAATTGTTACCTAACTCCATTTATTACTGCTATAGAGATTTCTGTAGAGTGTCCACACCGATGCTCTAACACTGGCTTtgtaaaatattgattaaatattgattaaatacTGATTATTATATAAaggttttaaagcttttttcaCACCCTCACGATACCTTATCTTCTGTTTTCCTCTTATTGTTATGATTTTGCTGCTGTATCCTAAAAGTAGCCCTTGCGGGGCCAATAAAGCATCCATCTAGCTCAGTGGTTCCcagactttttctgcagggacACCTTTTaatcaacaacaataatgtcaagcccAAACACATTTGGATCACATTTGATTCTAAACACATTTGGTTTGCAATATTCAGACGCGTATAAAGccaatcttttctttctttctgctctaCCTTTATAGAAGCAGAGCTAGCCCCCAAGCGTGAGGGGCCACCAGGGGAGGCCACAGCCTTGGAGGCCCTCTTGAGGGGGGACAGcctgctggagaaaaaaaacagtctcaGTAAGGACGAGGAGACGTTGCTGGAAATCCAGGTTTTTCTTGTCATGTTGTGATTATAGCTTAAAAAATGAGCAATTCACCAGGATAGGTCTTTTAATACCTTTTTATATCTTGTGTAGCTCTAATTTAAACCCATGTGTGTTTGCACTCCTCAGAGAGTGCTGGAAGCAGAGGAAAATGGAGACAGTTTCCATGATGATGAAGACTTTGAACTTGATACACCGAAGAGGAAGAACAGGAACAGAGGCAAAGTAAGTCCCTGACACAAAAGCAAAGGCTACATGTGTTTGTCATGTAATagagaaaaaagacacaaaataaagGTCATATTTGCCATCTTTTTTCAACATATTATGCTATGGCAGTTTAATTAGTGTtggaatgtgtttttattttagggtCACATAAACgattaaaatgtttcttgtgTTTCCTTCCAGACCAGAGGGTCGACTCGCAGAAGGTcagaaaatgttaataatgACGACCAGGACAAACCCTACGTCTGTGacagtaagaaaagaaaatggccCGTTTGTGCATCGTGTGGCTATAatcaatatttttgttttatgtattagtTTTACCTAAAGGCAAGatcatgttttcttaaattTAAGACCTCAGTTCAGCCTATTtgacaagaaaaaatatatagaaaagtGTAGAAGAGATGTATTTTTCTCTCGTCTTTCATTGATAATCTCTGTGTGGACCTAAGAGCAATTTTCTGCAGCATGAAGAAAAGAGTTTGCTGTTAATTCAGACTTGACCAGCATGCTACTCTTATACTTGGACAGAATCCCTCGGGAATGGGTTGTCACGGGGATTGTGAATAGGGATACTGACTGAATCTCAAACAAATGAATCTCATCCTCATTTTATGTCTCGTTCTGTCTTTCCGTTATTGTTTGCTTTTGTGTCTTCTCTGTTCCAGATAGATACAAACAAAAGCATAACTCAAAAAAGGCTGAAGAAGGTATCTGAACATGTTGCCATCCTTTCTTTCTGGGCGCTTCCTGAGCTTTCAGTAATGCTCAGCTTTTTCTTCTAACTGGCATCTGGTGTGGAAATGGCTGATTGAACGCTATAAATGCTTTACGCTTGTCCTTTCTGGAGTTATTACAAGCACTGCATGACACTAACGCTACGCCATTTGCCTCGATAATTGCTCGTTGCAAATTATGCTTAAATACCAGCTCAGCTGCAGTTGCGCTGAGGGATGCATGCTTTTAGGCTGCATTTTTAGCTGTTGGCTTTTACAGATCTAGTTATTGTAGGAGTGCTTACACTGGATGCATTTACGTACTCCTTAATTTCTTCATGAAATAATGGGGGTGAAAAAAGTGTggggttttatctttttttaaaatcaaaatacaaattgtgtaaataaaaaaaataaaaaaaaacaaacaatatatatatatatatatatatatatatatatatatatatatatatatatatatgtgtgtgtgtgtgtgtgtgtgtgtgtgtgtgtgtgtgtgtgtgtgtgtgtaagttagTCTagctaaagtttaaaaatgaattgtTTCAGGTGTGCACAGATGTCAAATGAAGGACAGCCAAAGCATGATTGTGTTCACTTTAAAGACTTCTACATGATGCCACTAAGAAAGTCTGGAATAAATCGTGCTGTGCATGAAAATCAAGGGCAGAGCCAAGGGGTGGCCTGGAGTGGCCACgacccttttaatcccagtcatcCAACTTGTGCAATAATAAAGTCACTGACAGagctgcttatttatttatagaactagaacttttattatgtatttattttgtgagTTCAGTGggtaaaaaactgtaaaatttgaATTACAAACTAAAGCTTTATGTGCCATTCATATCAATTACGAAAAGTGTTAACATTATAAAGATAACTAAGGATCCTCAGTTTTAGACACTGTATCTGACCATTTTACTAAACCAGTGAGCCAGAGGtgtcttttaaaataatcaattaaaagctacattttctgtttgctaTCTGTTGCTGACCTTAAATCTTAATTATGTTTAACTCATTTaatgtattatatattttaatatataatacatatttatatacatattaaaTGTATAGCAGATAAAGATATTTTCCTCACTGTACATTTCTAATGAACCTGTGATGTTTTATCAACAGTCTGTGGAAAGCGCTACAAGAACCGACCTGGCCTGAGTTACCATTATACCCACACTCACCTGGCAGAGGAGGAAGGTGAAGAGGAGAAGGAAACAGACATGGCCCCATCTTCTCCACAGAGCGTAGACAACCACAAAAGTAAGACACCATGGTAGTGTAATTTCACAGATGTCACCATGACATTTCCACTAGCATCTGCTCAGAAACTCCCCTAAcacatacatttacattttgtgaaaatgtaGGTGGTCTCAATCACTTAAATGTGTCCTTCTAGTCACATATTCCTGTTTATGCTGACAGCTCAGAAAAGCTCAGACGGCACCGTTATCCCCAACGACTACTGTGACTTCTGCCTGGGAGACCAAGACTCCAACAGGAaaactggacaggctgaggagCTGGTGTCCTGCTCTGACTGCGGACGTTCTGGTGAGTCTGTGACTTGGAAAATTGACATTGAagtcttagatttttttttttcatttgttcccATCAGTATTGATTTGATTACAAATAACAGTCTTCTATACAGAAAACTGCTGTAATGTCATGACACTTACTTTAGTACCAAGTGGACAATTATCTGAATTCTGtataatagttaaaaaaaatatctttacaaCTCACTTTACAAAAAAGTAGGATTGTCAATATTAtcataaatgttaataaaaaatagaatGTACAAGGACTTGCAAAGAGTATAAACCCTGTAAGTGAAAATACAACCTAACTTTGAAAAgcaagaaattttatttataatttttttttatagatgctTACTTTTAAGTTTATGTAAATAGCTTTTAAAAGGTGAAAAATGCACCAGAAAAATTGTGCAACtccaaaaatcaaaataaaagaaaacacttattAGAACATCTGACCCTAATTACTGTGAATTGCAATAtagtttggtttttaaaaagcatccTTGAAGATCTTTGACAATAACAGATAGGGGGATTTATCATTTTAGTAAATGACATTGTGGGCAGATAATCAGCAGTTTTAAGTTTAACATTAGTCAGTGttaaattacaaataataaaaggGCGTCATCATCTGTTGTACAACGCATCAAAacatgaagaagatgaagacaaATTGTTGCATAACTTAAAAAGGTCCATTGAAGATCAATGCTGGATGTGATCTTCAGGCTCAAACTCAGTACTGCCGCCTTAAAATTCTGATATTATCACATAGACAAAGAAAGACATCTTAAAACCACTGAGCAGTTTTCACTCTATccacaaatcaaacaaaaagtctgcaaagaagaaaaaaaacaagagttataatttatttaatatggttTACGTTGAAGTGAATTACTGTGCTGTGGTCTGattaatttaaagtgcttttatttattatctttgtaAATGATGGATACTGCATCCACCAGACTAAAAAGAACTACAGTATTCATGATGAAATGTAAGGCCATTACTATAAATGACACTGATAATAGTATCTTTGGTGGCTCTATTTTATGAGTAGGTTTTAGGGGAACACATGCCAGTACAaaagtctttttaaaagaaagttttgtTTATACAAGCAAGACAATGacaaacagaaatatattaTAGCTGCATTGCTGCTTAGCAAAAGAAGGGCATAAGACGATTTAGTtatgaaagaacaaaaaaattcaTCAAATAAACTCCAAATGATTAAGATGttatcacaaaaaaaagaacagaaatataATTCACTTTAACCAAATACTGCAGTTTGTCTCCGAGTTTCTAGCATTTGAAATTTTGCACTTGtagtattttaaatgaaatattttaaattaaataagtatTTTAAAGCCAGCTGTTTTATTAATAGACTTCCATTTCTTGCCAGAACGTAATTGTCTTAGTAAGGTTTGTGTACAGATTTAACAATAAAGTCTGATATTTACAGAATCTGGGAGTAGGCCACTTAAAGAAAGAGCCTTGCCCAGCTTGGCATCCTGCAATACTCCATCTACGTAGAAGCAGTTATTCTACAAATAATTAAGATTTGCACAAATTAGTTGTCTGAGCCATCCTTCTCTTTGTTTCTAAAACACATCTCATTATTGTTTccctttactttcttttatcCATGGTCTTGTTCAGTTATATTCTTGCTTTCTTGCAGTGTTTataattttttcattcatttaaatgtagtttccctaatttaagagtttaagattctgcataaaatattttataatttttgtaTAATTCACAAAAAATGTGTCAGTAACTGAGTTAGACTTAATTACATATCAAAGATGTGAAGTAAATTAAGCTTttaagtcagtctgatgtttcAGCGGGATACCACTAAGGCTTACTCACCATGAGAATCATAATCAGCCATTGGAAGTCCTCAGTTTTACATTAGAGTCTGCTGCTTGCTTCCATCCTGCATGTTTCTCCATGTCTGCCTCGTCTATCAGTAAGGATTTCTGCCTTTACACGACATGCCTTTACTCTTTTGTTGCTCAATTTTTAAGCATCATTATGCCACACTTTGctgcatatttcttttttttctccctcttgtTAAGCCACATCTGCTGGATATGACAGCAACAGTACAACTTAAACCATCCACAATGAGAGAGCAAAAATATTCATTCAAGTTTGTTAGAACAGCTGCAAGAAAGTATGGCCTTGTCTGTGTTGCtctgacactgatgttttcATGGTagctggaagaggaggagtGAAGCAGGATGGGAGGAAGCTGAGTGCTCTCGAAGAATTGTTTGGCAACACGTCAGACAGCGAGGGGTCCACGTTTCATGGCTTTGAAGATGCAGAGCTGGAAGACGCTTTGTTTTCAGACTCTGAGGCAGTAACTGGCAGCTGAAAACGGGACATCAGGAGTATTCTGATTTCATGGCAATAAAACATATTCGAGAACTTTTTACCTCTGCAACATTGAAGGACTCAAAAGTTAAATCCCTGGACTGCTTTGGCTAAAGCCGAAAACACGTCTGACAAATCTACTGATTGTTTGAACTCTTGGAAGATATTCAGAATTTTTTAAGGATCTTCTGCAACTTCTTGAAAACTTTATCTATCATGGATAAATTTactttccccccccccccccttttttttttttttttactatgctCTTGGATCCTGCAATGACAACTATTTTTGTTGGCAAAACaaccagacaaacaaaaaacccctTACACTGTGCTTGCGCCAGATAATCAGTGATACATAAGACATCACTGCTAAATCCTTACTCTTTCTGGACTATAATGCTTAATACTTCTGTGGATGACAGAATTAGGAATCTACGCAGAAAGAAGCACTTGATAGGGGATGGGTTACACTTGGAGGTTTAAACCACTCAATTATTCTTTGTTCTACCTTCATCCATCAACACTAAGAAGGAATTGTCATTCTGCTACCTGTTGTCAGTGGTTTATTTTAAACGTTACAGTGTCCATTGAAGACTTCCTCCAATTAAAGAAATAGTTCTAAGTAAATCCAGAGTGAAATAAGCAGTATTGTGGCAGCCTTTTCATCTTGAAACTGCAACATACTAATAACAGACTCAGATACATGGATTTAGCTATCAAGGGAATGATGAGAAACAAGGTTCATATAACAATAACGATACATTATAAGTTGCTTAAAAATGTTAAGCCAAAGAGTACACTGTCCAAAATGAGATTGGAGATATTTGGACTTATAAGGAAGGCTTTCATTTGTGCTCAggtaactttttttattcaccCATTAGTACCAGACTGGGATTGTAATCAATGTTTATGTCTGCTCTTCAAGTCCAGATAAAGACAAGCTCACCACTGATTATGGCTCATTCTTGGCTCATTGATATCCCTTTGATTGAAACATAGAAGCCACAAAACACATCTGTAGTACAAGTAAACTTCTCCATTATGACTCTGGACAAATGATATAAAGAACACAAGAttgttattttataatatttcttCTGGAAAAACATCCTGGCATTCATGTACATGCTAATTTGACAAATGCCAGCTACTTTAACTTCCTTCAAGACTATACATCCTCCATGGCAGCAACACCCAGTAGGACTAAACCAATCAGGACCAAGAGTTAACCTGGCCTCTCCCAGTAAATATGATCAAGCATCGATCAGCAGTGCCCCTACAGATGCCCCAAAAGGTTCCCTGGTCATGCCCCAACAAGAAAGAGCCGTTTTTGGTGGTTTTAATTTCATTGCTGATCACTTTCAaatgtgtttcttcttttgctgCAAATTTATGGGAAGATGATGAAACGTGTCTTGGCTGTGTTTTTTGTAGCGCACAACTGCTTGTGTTATAAGCATACATATCATGTGTTATTTAGTTGTCGACACTGGGGTCGGAGTTAAACTTGTCTGTATCACAGACAGCTAGTTCTTAAGAATGCCGGGATTCAGTAGCCTGgtgaaatatgtaaaatgcTTTGTGAAAGGATGGCACACACTACATTTCTTTTAACTTGAAACGTCTGAACTCAGAGATGGAAATTATGCCACACCCAAGGGGACTGCTTTCTATTTGctagttaaaaaaacagtagATTTGGCTTTCTGAACAAGTTAGCCATCTTTGATTTTAAGGTTAAGGCTAGTGAACGTCTTTTAACTTTCCATGTCATAAATTTGTCTTTGTAGGTGTGTTCTGGTTCATATTTTCCACTATCAACTGAGAATTTCCGactttcaaattaaaaatgaaatgcatcTTCATTCACTGCAagttacagaaaatatttttaatgagttCAGCAAAGACATTTCTTAAGACTTAAATTTACTCTAAAACACGCCGCTCTTTCCTCCCTTCTCTCCTTTTATCCTTTATCCTCGCCTTGCTTCTTACCTCACCGCCTCTCTGCAGGTCACCCTACATGCCTACAGTTCACTGAAAACATGATGCAGGCAGTAAGGACATACCAATGGCAATGCATCGAGTGCAAGTCTTGCAGCCTCTGTGGCACCTCAGAGAATGATGTATGTATCACAGACTTGCACACCCTCTTTAGCTCCAGAAATGCAACTGATCACTTTGAAACAGCTTTGAATCACAAAtttgacttgtttttctttcaccaaCCTGCATTTAACCTGTCAAAGACAAAAtattacaattaaatgaacTCTGAAAGCAAATATTGgagcttttatatatatatatatataaaagctccaatatttatttcagagttcatttaattgtaataTTGTGTctcatatatattatatatatgagAATAAATTCTAGATATAAAGCGATATGCTCAGTCATATTCATGGGTTATGATATTGACTGTGTGCTTTAATGCAGGACCAGCTGCTCTTCTGTGATGACTGTGACCGAGGATATCACATGTACTGCCTGAAGCCACCAATGACCCAGCCTCCTGAAGGTGAGATCCCCTCACACAGGTTGTATTATACACATTGGGACTTTATACTGTATATgtcatatactgtatattaaagATAGGCTGCAAGCGAAGGCTATATAAGGAAAAGAGTGAAAGGACACCAGTTTCAGGctgtctgtgtctctctgtgtctgcagGAAGCTGGAGCTGTCACTTGTGTCTGGACCTGTTAAAAGACAAGGCCTCAGCCTACGGAGAAGCATAATAACTCCCCCTTGAATCACATGTGCACACAAGATATGTGTTTGTACATGTACAGTAACTGTTAGACATGCAAACACATCTGgggaaaaacttttaaatggaataaaaaacactcacatatgcacacacactgacatgcacacacattccaTTGCATTAGCAGGCTCAGGGCAGtttcctgtgtgaggaacagagaTCCTCTACCTCTCATAAAGCCAAGCAACACTCAACAGATGCAAATACCATCAGCATGCAATCTCCGCCACAAGTCGACTAACAGCAGATCTGCCGTTCAGTCATTTGTCTACCTCACCACTCAGCAGACGAAGAAGCCAAAGCAAGATTGATAACGGTCAATACTGTCTTATACATGAGTATGTAAAAACAGGCTTATTTTAAACCAGACATTTCTGGATATTTTCCATCCTGATTAAAATTTATTGGagtgatatatatatttggaaGGCATTTGCTTAGGCTGTATCAGTTCTTTCTTCTGCTGCTTGAAAGCTCCAGCCGGGGGGGAACTCGAGTGAGTTTGAGTAATGTTTGTTTAAGTTTCACCTTCCAGCTCCATGTGTTTAGACTTCGCAGTGACATTCCTGTTTTATATCTGGACAGACTCAGTGTTCGTTATACCATCTTTCACAGGTTTTTGTCAAACTTTGTGAAATTTATATCCACTGCTGAGAGGAAATAGGCGATAAAGCAGCTTTGACTCTCAGTCCTTTTGGAGCATGGCGGGGTTTTTAATTTGCATCTGTTTTTGGTATGCTTGCAGTTACTAGGATACAGTGGTGCTCAGTGTAACACTTAaacaatt
The sequence above is drawn from the Melanotaenia boesemani isolate fMelBoe1 chromosome 22, fMelBoe1.pri, whole genome shotgun sequence genome and encodes:
- the dpf3 gene encoding zinc finger protein DPF3 isoform X1, translated to MATVIHNPLKSLGDQFYKEAIEHCRSYNARLCAERSVRMPFLDSQTGVAQNNCYIWMEKCHRRPGQAAGQMYTYPARCWRKKRRLHPPLDPQLRLCELRLEAELAPKREGPPGEATALEALLRGDSLLEKKNSLSKDEETLLEIQRVLEAEENGDSFHDDEDFELDTPKRKNRNRGKTRGSTRRRSENVNNDDQDKPYVCDNRYKQKHNSKKAEEVCGKRYKNRPGLSYHYTHTHLAEEEGEEEKETDMAPSSPQSVDNHKTQKSSDGTVIPNDYCDFCLGDQDSNRKTGQAEELVSCSDCGRSGHPTCLQFTENMMQAVRTYQWQCIECKSCSLCGTSENDDQLLFCDDCDRGYHMYCLKPPMTQPPEGSWSCHLCLDLLKDKASAYGEA
- the dpf3 gene encoding zinc finger protein DPF3 isoform X3, encoding MATVIHNPLKSLGDQFYKEAIEHCRSYNARLCAERSVRMPFLDSQTGVAQNNCYIWMEKCHRRPGQAAGQMYTYPARCWRKKRRLHPPLDPQLRLCELRLEAELAPKREGPPGEATALEALLRGDSLLEKKNSLSKDEETLLEIQRVLEAEENGDSFHDDEDFELDTPKRKNRNRGKTRGSTRRRSENVNNDDQDKPYVCDICGKRYKNRPGLSYHYTHTHLAEEEGEEEKETDMAPSSPQSVDNHKTQKSSDGTVIPNDYCDFCLGDQDSNRKTGQAEELVSCSDCGRSGHPTCLQFTENMMQAVRTYQWQCIECKSCSLCGTSENDDQLLFCDDCDRGYHMYCLKPPMTQPPEGSWSCHLCLDLLKDKASAYGEA
- the dpf3 gene encoding zinc finger protein DPF3 isoform X4, coding for MATVIHNPLKSLGDQFYKEAIEHCRSYNARLCAERSVRMPFLDSQTGVAQNNCYIWMEKCHRRPGQAAGQMYTYPARCWRKKRRLHPPLDPQLRLCELRLEAELAPKREGPPGEATALEALLRGDSLLEKKNSLSKDEETLLEIQRVLEAEENGDSFHDDEDFELDTPKRKNRNRGKTRGSTRRRSENVNNDDQDKPYVCDNRYKQKHNSKKAEEVCGKRYKNRPGLSYHYTHTHLAEEEGEEEKETDMAPSSPQSVDNHKTQKSSDGTVIPNDYCDFCLGDQDSNRKTGQAEELVSCSDCGRSAGRGGVKQDGRKLSALEELFGNTSDSEGSTFHGFEDAELEDALFSDSEAVTGS
- the dpf3 gene encoding zinc finger protein DPF3 isoform X5, whose amino-acid sequence is MATVIHNPLKSLGDQFYKEAIEHCRSYNARLCAERSVRMPFLDSQTGVAQNNCYIWMEKCHRRPGQAAGQMYTYPARCWRKKRRLHPPLDPQLRLCELRLEAELAPKREGPPGEATALEALLRGDSLLEKKNSLSKDEETLLEIQRVLEAEENGDSFHDDEDFELDTPKRKNRNRGKTRGSTRRRSENVNNDDQDKPYVCDICGKRYKNRPGLSYHYTHTHLAEEEGEEEKETDMAPSSPQSVDNHKTQKSSDGTVIPNDYCDFCLGDQDSNRKTGQAEELVSCSDCGRSAGRGGVKQDGRKLSALEELFGNTSDSEGSTFHGFEDAELEDALFSDSEAVTGS
- the dpf3 gene encoding zinc finger protein DPF3 isoform X2, with translation MLGDQFYKEAIEHCRSYNARLCAERSVRMPFLDSQTGVAQNNCYIWMEKCHRRPGQAAGQMYTYPARCWRKKRRLHPPLDPQLRLCELRLEAELAPKREGPPGEATALEALLRGDSLLEKKNSLSKDEETLLEIQRVLEAEENGDSFHDDEDFELDTPKRKNRNRGKTRGSTRRRSENVNNDDQDKPYVCDNRYKQKHNSKKAEEVCGKRYKNRPGLSYHYTHTHLAEEEGEEEKETDMAPSSPQSVDNHKTQKSSDGTVIPNDYCDFCLGDQDSNRKTGQAEELVSCSDCGRSGHPTCLQFTENMMQAVRTYQWQCIECKSCSLCGTSENDDQLLFCDDCDRGYHMYCLKPPMTQPPEGSWSCHLCLDLLKDKASAYGEA